A genomic stretch from Mycobacterium paraterrae includes:
- a CDS encoding zinc-dependent alcohol dehydrogenase encodes MRAMTYRGPYKVRVEEKAMPAIEHPNDAIVKVQLAAICGSDLHLYHGLMPDTRVGHTFGHEFIGVVEEVGSSVENLKRGDRVMVPFNIFCGSCYFCARGLYSNCHNVNPNATAVGGIYGYSHTCGGYDGGQAEYVRVPFADVGPSVIPDWMDDTDALLCTDALATGYFGAQLGDIVEGDTVVVLGAGPVGLFAAKSSWLMGAARVIVIDHLEFRLEKARSFAHAETYNFADYDDIVVEMKRATDFLGADVVIDAVGAEADGNLLQHVTAAKLKLQGGSPIALNWAIDSVKKGGTISVVGAYGPMFSAVKFGDAMNKGLTIHTNQCPVKRQWPRLFSHIKNGYLKPSEIVTHRIPLEHIAEGYHIFSSKLDDCIKPVVLPQAS; translated from the coding sequence ATGCGCGCCATGACGTACCGCGGCCCTTACAAGGTTCGCGTCGAAGAGAAAGCGATGCCGGCGATCGAACATCCCAACGACGCGATCGTCAAGGTGCAGTTGGCCGCCATTTGTGGTTCGGACTTGCACCTCTACCACGGCCTCATGCCGGACACGCGAGTCGGACATACCTTCGGGCACGAGTTCATCGGCGTGGTCGAGGAAGTGGGTTCCTCCGTCGAGAACTTGAAGCGCGGTGACCGAGTGATGGTGCCGTTCAACATCTTCTGCGGGTCGTGCTACTTCTGCGCGCGAGGGCTTTATTCGAACTGCCACAACGTGAATCCGAACGCGACGGCGGTGGGCGGAATCTACGGTTACTCGCACACCTGCGGCGGATACGACGGCGGGCAGGCCGAGTATGTGCGGGTTCCGTTCGCCGACGTGGGACCGTCGGTGATTCCCGACTGGATGGACGATACGGACGCGCTGCTGTGCACCGACGCGCTGGCGACCGGCTACTTCGGGGCTCAACTCGGGGACATCGTCGAAGGCGACACCGTCGTCGTCCTCGGTGCCGGACCGGTCGGCCTGTTCGCCGCAAAGTCGTCGTGGTTGATGGGGGCCGCCCGCGTGATCGTGATCGACCACCTCGAGTTTCGTCTGGAAAAGGCTCGCAGCTTCGCGCACGCCGAGACGTACAACTTCGCCGACTACGACGACATCGTGGTCGAAATGAAAAGGGCCACTGACTTTCTCGGAGCGGACGTGGTAATCGACGCTGTCGGGGCAGAGGCCGACGGGAACCTGCTGCAACATGTCACGGCGGCGAAGTTGAAGCTGCAGGGCGGTTCCCCGATCGCCCTGAACTGGGCTATCGACTCCGTGAAAAAGGGCGGAACGATCTCTGTGGTCGGCGCGTACGGGCCGATGTTCAGCGCGGTGAAGTTCGGCGACGCCATGAACAAGGGCTTGACCATTCACACCAATCAATGTCCGGTCAAACGGCAGTGGCCCCGCTTGTTCTCCCACATTAAAAACGGCTATCTGAAGCCGAGTGAGATTGTCACGCACCGTATCCCGCTCGAACACATCGCCGAGGGTTATCACATTTTCTCCTCCAAACTCGACGACTGCATCAAGCCGGTCGTCCTTCCACAGGCAAGCTGA
- a CDS encoding PucR family transcriptional regulator: MNGSGAVPDDLDANADLALLAGINFLSFDPEDILGAVTRGAASFGGCRVEASYCAVDGGMRLCPASQTERPELVGLLQQSSWEGRVELPRGDWGWAFPLCHGDDMQGCMVIGARAHPTADHFLLLQLLAQKAGAALACAALHQREVRRVGQLAEANEILSGTVHRLQARTDKHELLEAAMSAGEGQQGIADALHRVTRRSVCVEDKFGNLCAWAGPGRPVSYPKPKAGQRDRFLRALTAQAGAMRIGDRVWVAIKPDVEILGVVALVDPDHDCDEDLLLTLTYCSNLLGLELSHQRNLAELQLNLRRDLVDDLVAGTHEDGAYARAEALGHDLRRPHYVAVIQTGRADHTDMVAAARAAAKLNFKYLAGRQGSLVVVLFDGHPPPDALHREVSRQLGKADCAIGIGSRCEVPADFPQSYLRARRALNVRLNSAQPQGASDYVELGFYHLVDAAHTAGVVDDYLRQWLGVLIDYDAAKNSDLVHTLSHYVESGGNYDESAAALHIHRSTLRYRLGRITELTGLDLRDVDTRFNLHAATRVWRFLRPNA, translated from the coding sequence ATGAATGGCAGTGGGGCGGTGCCTGACGATCTCGATGCCAACGCGGACTTGGCGTTGCTTGCCGGAATCAACTTTCTTTCCTTCGACCCCGAGGACATTCTGGGGGCGGTTACGCGGGGCGCTGCATCCTTCGGTGGCTGCCGCGTCGAGGCGAGCTACTGTGCCGTCGATGGGGGCATGCGGCTGTGCCCGGCCTCGCAAACTGAGCGACCGGAGTTGGTGGGCTTACTGCAGCAATCAAGTTGGGAGGGCCGCGTAGAGCTCCCCCGGGGAGATTGGGGCTGGGCCTTTCCCCTCTGCCACGGTGACGATATGCAGGGGTGCATGGTGATCGGCGCGCGCGCCCACCCCACGGCAGATCACTTTCTTCTGCTGCAGCTCCTCGCCCAGAAGGCCGGCGCCGCGCTGGCTTGCGCTGCGCTGCATCAGCGGGAGGTTCGACGGGTCGGCCAACTCGCAGAGGCGAATGAGATCCTTTCCGGCACGGTGCACCGGCTGCAGGCTCGCACGGATAAGCACGAATTGCTGGAGGCGGCAATGTCGGCTGGCGAGGGTCAACAAGGTATCGCCGACGCGCTTCATCGAGTGACGCGACGTTCCGTCTGCGTCGAAGACAAATTCGGCAACCTGTGTGCATGGGCGGGGCCAGGGCGGCCCGTCTCGTACCCGAAACCCAAAGCCGGCCAGCGCGACCGCTTTTTGCGGGCTCTCACCGCGCAGGCCGGTGCAATGCGCATCGGTGACCGCGTATGGGTCGCGATCAAGCCGGACGTAGAAATCCTCGGTGTAGTCGCACTCGTCGACCCCGACCACGACTGTGACGAGGACCTGCTGCTCACCCTCACCTACTGCAGCAACCTGCTCGGACTCGAGTTGTCGCATCAGCGCAATCTTGCCGAGCTGCAGTTGAATTTGCGGCGTGACCTGGTCGACGATCTGGTGGCGGGTACCCACGAAGACGGAGCCTACGCACGCGCCGAAGCGCTGGGCCACGACTTGCGCCGCCCGCACTACGTCGCGGTGATCCAGACCGGGCGCGCCGACCACACCGATATGGTCGCCGCGGCGCGTGCCGCAGCGAAGCTGAATTTCAAGTACCTGGCGGGTCGACAGGGATCTCTTGTGGTCGTACTTTTCGACGGCCATCCGCCTCCCGATGCGCTCCATCGCGAGGTCAGCCGACAGCTCGGCAAGGCGGATTGTGCGATCGGGATCGGGTCGCGCTGTGAGGTGCCGGCCGATTTCCCGCAATCGTATCTGCGAGCACGGCGCGCGCTCAACGTCCGGCTGAATTCGGCTCAACCACAAGGGGCTTCGGACTATGTCGAGTTGGGTTTCTATCACTTGGTGGATGCAGCCCACACCGCCGGTGTCGTCGACGACTACCTGCGCCAGTGGTTGGGGGTGCTGATCGATTACGACGCCGCGAAAAACTCGGACCTTGTACACACGTTGAGCCACTACGTCGAATCCGGTGGAAACTACGACGAATCGGCTGCCGCTTTGCACATTCACCGCAGCACCTTGCGCTATCGCCTCGGCCGAATCACAGAGTTGACGGGATTGGATCTTCGCGACGTCGACACGCGTTTCAACCTTCATGCCGCGACCCGAGTATGGCGGTTCCTTCGCCCTAACGCATGA
- a CDS encoding DUF4407 domain-containing protein: MCAHHTAEPRTSGVSPVHWIAWLGGSDRFELLQPHEQSAHAVSGVVVLVNAVLGWVATFAAILPTTHRSVAVAALFASIFALLILMTARVVATRPVRGTVRRGATSAVVVALILGGVVGEFATLALLSGSVDRIVQEKATRSAASSPAVLKVTSDLQQARQARVALDNAVDTARAQRDAALEVARCEYHPTAACPQTRITGVPGTGPETRTDNDFLAHAQRELDRSVAVRDSRAPELDSRIADAERILTQTREAATTEAVPGLGARWLAMQELTTANTGTLILRLLTDGLFMLLGVLPAILRRRNGDTTGDLHAQARAERERAELLADTAIAVKRAEVRAEVENAWAERQLEHARLAVAAQTEIDRAQLRQQVHAAIEVTALTAEPVDDDVYLPIAAEAHAASLAAAATPAPPPGPDPQANLPATLERHDRSAIPAIPTIPDVTRAAARWIRPVVPGFVARAIDTSTHPFRTARQVIEEVEHITFSLTRTRKLTVETQETTGTSSGHTAAADHWRDVSDNHALADSSAQGRPLSAGSSQPRRGVGQREDSAALRAADGPRQLPPGD, encoded by the coding sequence ATGTGCGCCCATCACACGGCAGAACCGCGCACTTCCGGCGTCTCGCCGGTCCACTGGATCGCCTGGTTAGGCGGGTCCGACCGGTTCGAGCTCCTCCAACCACACGAACAGTCCGCGCATGCGGTGTCCGGCGTCGTTGTGCTCGTCAACGCCGTGCTGGGCTGGGTGGCGACGTTCGCCGCGATCCTGCCGACAACTCACCGGTCAGTAGCCGTCGCAGCGCTGTTCGCGTCGATTTTCGCGCTGCTGATCCTGATGACCGCGCGGGTGGTCGCGACGAGGCCGGTTCGTGGCACCGTTCGGCGCGGAGCCACGTCGGCGGTAGTCGTAGCGCTGATCCTCGGAGGAGTCGTCGGCGAATTCGCCACTTTGGCATTGTTGTCCGGCTCTGTCGACCGCATCGTCCAGGAGAAGGCCACCCGCAGTGCCGCTTCCAGCCCGGCCGTCCTCAAAGTGACGTCCGATCTGCAACAGGCGCGGCAAGCGCGGGTAGCGCTCGACAACGCGGTCGACACGGCACGCGCGCAACGGGACGCGGCCCTAGAGGTTGCGCGCTGCGAATACCACCCCACCGCGGCATGTCCGCAGACCCGGATCACCGGCGTGCCGGGTACCGGGCCCGAAACCCGAACGGACAACGATTTTCTCGCGCACGCCCAGCGCGAACTGGACCGATCGGTCGCAGTTCGCGATAGCCGTGCCCCCGAACTCGACTCCCGCATCGCTGACGCCGAACGGATCCTGACACAGACACGGGAAGCTGCGACGACAGAAGCCGTTCCGGGCCTGGGTGCGCGCTGGCTGGCAATGCAAGAGTTGACGACCGCCAACACCGGGACGCTGATACTGCGCCTGCTCACGGACGGGCTTTTCATGCTTCTCGGCGTATTGCCGGCGATCCTTCGGAGGCGCAACGGCGATACGACCGGTGACCTTCACGCGCAAGCCCGCGCTGAACGCGAACGCGCCGAGCTGCTGGCCGACACAGCGATCGCCGTCAAACGAGCCGAGGTGCGAGCGGAGGTCGAAAACGCCTGGGCAGAAAGGCAACTCGAGCATGCCCGGCTGGCCGTTGCGGCACAGACGGAGATCGACCGCGCGCAACTGCGTCAACAAGTGCATGCCGCGATCGAAGTCACCGCCCTCACCGCGGAGCCGGTCGATGACGACGTCTATCTGCCAATCGCCGCCGAGGCGCACGCCGCCAGTCTCGCCGCCGCGGCGACTCCGGCACCTCCCCCGGGTCCGGATCCTCAGGCCAACCTCCCCGCAACGCTCGAGCGGCACGACCGGTCTGCCATACCGGCGATCCCGACGATCCCCGATGTCACCAGGGCGGCGGCTCGTTGGATCCGCCCCGTCGTGCCGGGCTTCGTCGCCCGTGCCATCGACACGTCGACCCATCCATTTCGCACTGCCCGGCAGGTGATCGAAGAAGTCGAGCACATCACGTTTTCGCTGACACGAACGCGCAAGCTCACGGTCGAGACGCAGGAAACCACCGGCACGTCGTCCGGGCACACAGCGGCTGCCGACCATTGGCGGGACGTCTCGGACAACCATGCCCTGGCCGATTCATCTGCCCAGGGACGGCCGCTGAGTGCCGGCAGCAGTCAGCCCCGACGTGGTGTGGGGCAGCGCGAGGACTCGGCAGCGTTACGCGCGGCCGACGGACCGAGGCAGTTGCCGCCCGGGGACTAG
- a CDS encoding DUF3618 domain-containing protein: MAERDPDTIKQEIDKARDELAATVDSLAVRANPRRLADDAKARAIAFVKKPAVAISLAGVAALAVAVTVRRIRNR; this comes from the coding sequence GTGGCGGAGCGGGATCCCGACACCATCAAGCAAGAGATCGACAAAGCCCGCGACGAGCTCGCGGCGACCGTCGACTCACTGGCCGTGCGGGCCAATCCCCGCCGCCTGGCCGACGATGCCAAGGCGCGGGCCATCGCGTTCGTCAAAAAGCCCGCTGTGGCCATCTCACTGGCCGGTGTTGCGGCGCTGGCCGTCGCGGTAACGGTCCGCCGCATTCGAAACAGATGA
- the bcp gene encoding thioredoxin-dependent thiol peroxidase: MTDTTRLAPGDKAPAFSLPDADGKKVSLADYKGRRVIVYFYPAASTPGCTKQACDFRDSLAELDGAGIDVVGISPDKPEKLAKFRDAEGLTFPLLSDPERKVLTAYGAYGEKKMYGKTVQGVIRSTFVVDEKGKIAEAQYNVKATGHVAKLRRELEV; encoded by the coding sequence GTGACCGACACCACGCGCCTCGCGCCGGGCGACAAAGCACCGGCGTTCTCCCTTCCCGACGCCGACGGCAAGAAGGTCTCCCTCGCCGACTACAAGGGCCGTCGAGTGATCGTGTACTTCTACCCGGCGGCCTCGACGCCCGGCTGCACCAAGCAGGCCTGCGACTTCCGCGACAGCCTGGCCGAGCTGGACGGGGCCGGTATCGACGTCGTCGGTATCTCCCCCGACAAACCGGAGAAGCTGGCGAAGTTCCGCGACGCCGAGGGGCTGACGTTTCCGTTGCTGTCCGATCCCGAGCGCAAGGTGCTGACGGCGTACGGCGCCTACGGCGAAAAGAAGATGTACGGCAAGACCGTCCAGGGTGTCATCCGGTCGACGTTCGTCGTCGACGAGAAGGGCAAGATTGCCGAAGCGCAGTACAACGTGAAGGCCACCGGACACGTGGCCAAGCTGCGGCGCGAACTCGAGGTCTAG
- a CDS encoding dipeptidase, whose amino-acid sequence MSDLVERVRELLPSVRGDLENLVRIQSVWADPARRDQVHRSAQATADLLSEAGFGDVQIVSEGGAPAVIARHPAPPGAPTVLLYAHHDVQPEGDPDQWASPPFEPTERDGRLYGRGSADDKAGIATHLAAFRAHGGNPPVGVTVFVEGEEESGSPSLGRLLAAHRNALEADVIVIADSDNWSTETPALTVSLRGLADCVVEVATLDHGLHSGLWGGVVPDALSVLVRLLASLHDDEGNVAVAGLHESTAATVDYPADRVRAESGLLDGVSEIGSGSVPQRMWAKPAITVIGIDTTSIAASSNTLIPRARAKVSMRVAPGGDAAQHLDALTRHLEQHAPWGAHVTVTPGDIGQPYSIDVTGPVYDAARAAFRQAWGTEPVDMGMGGSIPFIAEFAAAFPDAAILVTGVEDPGTQAHSVNESLHLGVLERAAITEALLLQNLAT is encoded by the coding sequence ATGAGCGATCTCGTCGAACGGGTCCGTGAACTGCTACCGTCGGTACGCGGCGATCTGGAGAATCTGGTCCGCATCCAGTCGGTCTGGGCCGATCCGGCCCGCCGCGACCAGGTACACCGAAGCGCCCAAGCGACCGCAGACCTGTTGTCGGAGGCCGGTTTTGGTGACGTTCAGATCGTCAGCGAGGGCGGTGCGCCCGCCGTCATCGCCCGCCATCCCGCGCCCCCGGGTGCGCCGACGGTGCTGCTCTACGCCCACCACGATGTGCAGCCCGAAGGTGATCCTGACCAGTGGGCGTCGCCGCCTTTCGAGCCGACCGAGCGCGACGGTCGACTGTACGGGCGCGGCAGCGCCGACGACAAGGCTGGTATTGCAACACATTTGGCGGCATTTCGGGCGCACGGAGGTAATCCACCGGTCGGGGTGACGGTGTTTGTCGAGGGCGAGGAAGAGTCCGGGTCACCGTCGCTGGGCCGGCTGTTGGCCGCCCATCGGAACGCGCTCGAGGCCGACGTGATCGTGATCGCCGACTCGGACAACTGGAGCACCGAAACGCCCGCGCTGACGGTGTCGCTGCGCGGGTTGGCCGACTGCGTGGTCGAGGTCGCCACGCTCGACCATGGCCTGCACTCCGGGCTCTGGGGCGGCGTGGTGCCGGACGCGTTGTCGGTCCTGGTGCGTCTGCTGGCCAGCCTGCACGACGACGAAGGCAACGTCGCGGTCGCCGGACTACACGAAAGCACCGCCGCGACAGTCGATTACCCGGCCGATCGGGTGCGCGCCGAGTCGGGGTTGCTCGACGGCGTGAGCGAGATCGGTTCCGGTTCGGTGCCGCAGCGTATGTGGGCCAAGCCGGCGATCACGGTGATCGGGATCGACACGACTTCGATTGCGGCGTCGTCGAATACGCTGATTCCGCGGGCCCGGGCCAAAGTGAGCATGCGGGTCGCTCCCGGTGGCGACGCGGCTCAGCACCTCGACGCGCTGACCAGGCACCTCGAGCAGCATGCACCGTGGGGTGCGCACGTCACGGTCACGCCGGGTGACATCGGTCAGCCGTACTCCATCGACGTCACCGGTCCGGTCTACGACGCCGCACGCGCGGCGTTCCGGCAGGCGTGGGGGACCGAGCCGGTCGACATGGGTATGGGTGGCTCGATCCCGTTCATCGCCGAGTTCGCCGCCGCGTTCCCCGACGCGGCAATCCTGGTCACCGGTGTCGAAGACCCCGGCACCCAGGCGCACAGCGTCAACGAAAGTTTGCATCTGGGCGTGCTGGAGCGGGCGGCGATCACCGAAGCGCTGCTACTGCAGAACCTGGCGACCTAG
- the acpS gene encoding holo-ACP synthase AcpS — translation MSIVGVGIDLVSITEFAEQVDQPGTVFAETFTPGERRDASDKSSSAARHLAARWAAKEAVIKAWSGSRFSQRPVLREDIHRDIEVVTDMWGRPRVRLTGDIATHLKDVTIHVSLTHEADTAAAVAILEMP, via the coding sequence ATGAGTATCGTCGGAGTGGGGATAGACCTTGTCTCCATTACTGAATTCGCCGAGCAGGTCGACCAGCCGGGAACGGTCTTCGCCGAGACGTTCACGCCGGGTGAGCGGCGCGACGCCTCGGACAAGAGTTCGTCGGCGGCCCGCCACCTGGCGGCCCGGTGGGCTGCCAAGGAGGCCGTGATCAAGGCTTGGTCGGGCTCGCGGTTTTCGCAGCGGCCGGTGTTGCGTGAAGACATCCACCGCGACATCGAAGTGGTCACTGACATGTGGGGACGTCCGCGGGTGCGGCTCACCGGCGACATCGCCACGCACCTCAAGGACGTCACGATCCACGTATCGCTGACACACGAGGCCGACACCGCCGCGGCCGTCGCGATCCTCGAAATGCCCTAG